A window of the Pungitius pungitius chromosome 3, fPunPun2.1, whole genome shotgun sequence genome harbors these coding sequences:
- the foxo1a gene encoding forkhead box protein O1-A, whose product MAEAAQQPHLVEIDPDFEPLSRPRSCTWPLPRPEFINPGDSNTSSPVPSVKQEPTGNDFINNLSLLEETEDFTEQKPVILCADFQCREDCVHQRPPQQQQQQQQQQQQHHHHHPQQQQQQNPNPQLSHQQQQQQQQQQVSLLSSPAGSSSPSAAAAAAAAAQRKSSSSRRNAWGNMSYADLITKAIESSPENRLTLSQIYDWMVKSVPYFKDKGDSNSSAGWKNSIRHNLSLHSRFIRVQNEGTGKSSWWMLNPEGGKSGKSPRRRAASMDNNSKFTKSRGRAAKKKLSLQGGPDGGADSPGSYSKWPGSPNSHSNDDFDAWNSFRPRTSSNASTLSGRLSPFMPEDDLGEADVHMGYPGAPGAKMTATLPSLTEMTGSLRHGSENVMENLLDNLNLLSPNNPQVGGRATTPGSSQSSPSPMMQPSPGYPAYSSPSMGAPPQQEYLKCVYGQAGMNTLSSMPLQTLAESKPSFGPGMGQYSCPAGLLKELLTSDTDQHGELMPSVDTVPSQSGGVCMLPPYSGSQHAAAKLMGGGNAHPHALAHTHLRNVHGQAPVTSPAMSGRLLMSLSHNGGHSGGHNGGPARLPAVKSPMQMAYGLSSHLSAGGMPGGFCPLNTNGYGRPGLQQPLHPEKLPSDLDDMSIEKFEFDMETVLHDTLMDGDSLDFNFEPIMTQQGFSHGVKSTTHSWVSG is encoded by the exons ATGGCGGAAGCGGCCCAGCAGCCACACCTGGTGGAAATCGACCCGGATTTCGAGCCCCTGTCGCGGCCCCGGTCGTGCACTTGGCCTTTGCCCCGGCCGGAGTTCATCAACCCGGGCGACTCCAACACGTCCTCGCCGGTGCCTTCCGTGAAGCAGGAGCCCACCGGCAACGACTTCATCAACAACCTGAGCCTGCTGGAGGAGACCGAGGACTTCACGGAGCAGAAGCCCGTGATCCTGTGCGCCGACTTCCAGTGTCGGGAGGACTGCGTCCACCAGCGacctccacagcagcagcagcagcagcagcagcagcagcagcaacatcaccaccatcatccccagcagcagcagcagcagaaccccAACCCGCAACTAtcgcatcagcagcagcagcagcagcagcagcagcaggtgtctctgctctcctccccgGCGGGCTCGTCGTCCCCGTCGGCCGCGGCCGCAGCGGCCGCCGCTGCCCAGCGGAAGAGCAGCTCCTCCCGGCGAAACGCATGGGGGAATATGTCATATGCAGACCTCATAACCAAAGCCATCGAGAGCTCTCCGGAGAACCGACTAACTCTGTCTCAGATCTACGACTGGATGGTGAAGAGCGTGCCTTATTTCAAGGACAAGGGTGACAGCAACAGCTCCGCGGGCTGGAAG AACTCCATCAGGCACAACCTGTCGCTGCACAGCCGCTTCATCCGCGTCCAAAACGAGGGCACGGGGAAGAGTTCGTGGTGGATGCTTAATCCGGAGGGCGGCAAGAGCGGCAAGTCCCCGCGACGCAGGGCGGCCTCCATGGACAACAACAGCAAGTTCACCAAGAGCAGAGGCAGAGCAGCTaagaaaaag CTGTCCCTGCAAGGCGGCCCTGACGGAGGGGCAGACAGCCCGGGTTCCTACTCCAAGTGGCCTGGCAGCCCCAACTCCCACAGCAACGATGACTTTGACGCGTGGAACAGCTTCCGGCCTCGGACCAGCTCCAACGCCAGCACTCTGAGCGGCCGGCTCTCGCCCTTCATGCCCGAAGACGACCTCGGGGAGGCCGACGTGCACATGGGCTACCCGGGGGCTCCCGGGGCAAAGATGACAGCCACCCTGCCCAGTCTCACAGAGATGACAGGCTCTCTGCGACACGGTTCTGAGAACGTCATGGAGAACCTTTTGGACAACCTGAACTTGCTCTCGCCCAACAACCCCCAGGTCGGGGGACGCGCGACGACCCCCGGCTCCTCCCAGTCCTCTCCGTCTCCTATGATGCAGCCGAGCCCCGGGTACCCCGCCTACAGCTCTCCGAGCATGGGCGCGCCGCCTCAGCAGGAGTACCTGAAGTGCGTGTATGGCCAGGCAGGGATGAACACCCTGTCGTCCATGCCGCTGCAGACACTGGCGGAGAGCAAGCCCAGCTTCGGGCCCGGTATGGGCCAGTACAGCTGCCCCGCGGGTCTTCTGAAGGAGCTGCTGACATCGGACACAGACCAGCACGGCGAGCTCATGCCGTCGGTGGACACGGTGCCGTCCCAGTCCGGCGGCGTCTGCATGCTGCCGCCGTACAGCGGCAGCCAGCATGCGGCGGCCAAACTCATGGGCGGAGGGAACGCCCACCCGCACGCCCTCGCTCACACTCACCTGCGCAACGTCCACGGCCAGGCCCCGGTCACGTCCCCGGCCATGAGCGGCCGCTTGCTCATGTCGCTGAGCCACAACGGGGGGCACAGCGGGGGCCACAACGGGGGGCCCGCGCGTTTGCCTGCAGTCAAAAGCCCCATGCAGATGGCGTACGGCCTCTCCAGCCACCTCAGTGCAGGAGGCATGCCTGGTGGCTTCTGCCCTCTCAACACCAACGGATACGGCCGGCCAGGCCTGCAGCAGCCCTTGCACCCGGAGAAGCTGCCCAGCGACTTGGACGACATGTCCATCGAGAAGTTTGAGTTTGACATGGAGACGGTCCTTCACGACACTCTGATGGACGGGGACTCCCTGGACTTCAACTTTGAGCCAATCATGACCCAACAAGGTTTTTCCCATGGAGTGAAGAGCACTACGCACAGCTGGGTGTCAGGGTAG